The Bradyrhizobium ottawaense genome window below encodes:
- a CDS encoding sugar phosphate isomerase/epimerase family protein, with protein sequence MRDFSSDHRWLSLNTATVRKQGDLVEIINACAKQGIRAIDPWRDQVASVGLERAARAVRDAGLELSGYCRGGMFTSDASRRGEVRDDNRRCVDEAKALGAPCIVLVVGGLPQYSRPGSEVSKDIAAARGQVEEALADMLDYARQANLPLAIEPLHPAYAADRACVNTTKQALDICDRLDPARSGMLGVALDVYHIWWDPELMSQIARAGKDRLLAFHVCDWLVPTKDILNDRGMMGDGVIDIKSVRAAVEAEGFAGYSEIEIFSNAWWSKPMGEVLQTCIARHKTVV encoded by the coding sequence ATGCGCGATTTTTCGTCCGACCATCGCTGGCTGTCGCTGAACACGGCGACCGTCCGCAAGCAGGGTGACCTGGTCGAGATCATCAACGCCTGTGCAAAGCAAGGCATCCGCGCGATCGATCCCTGGCGCGACCAGGTCGCATCCGTCGGTCTCGAACGCGCCGCGCGCGCGGTGCGCGATGCCGGCCTCGAGCTCTCAGGCTATTGCCGCGGCGGCATGTTCACCTCGGACGCATCGCGCAGAGGCGAGGTGCGCGACGACAACAGGCGCTGCGTCGATGAAGCCAAGGCGCTGGGCGCGCCCTGCATCGTCCTCGTCGTCGGTGGCCTGCCGCAATATTCCAGGCCGGGCAGCGAGGTGTCGAAGGACATCGCGGCGGCGCGCGGGCAGGTCGAGGAAGCTCTCGCCGATATGCTCGACTATGCCAGGCAGGCAAACCTGCCGCTGGCGATCGAGCCCTTGCATCCGGCTTACGCGGCCGACCGCGCCTGCGTTAACACCACGAAGCAGGCGCTCGATATCTGCGACCGGCTCGATCCCGCTCGCAGCGGCATGCTCGGCGTCGCGCTCGACGTCTATCACATCTGGTGGGACCCGGAGCTGATGAGCCAGATCGCGCGCGCCGGCAAGGATCGCCTGCTCGCGTTCCATGTCTGCGACTGGCTGGTGCCGACAAAGGACATCCTCAACGACCGCGGCATGATGGGCGACGGCGTCATCGACATCAAATCAGTGCGTGCGGCGGTCGAAGCGGAGGGCTTTGCTGGCTATTCCGAGATCGAGATCTTCTCCAACGCCTGGTGGAGCAAGCCAATGGGCGAGGTGCTGCAGACCTGCATCGCGCGTCATAAGACGGTGGTGTAG
- a CDS encoding dihydrodipicolinate synthase family protein, protein MNKPVQPMSSLSLKLPKADRSIETYRLAASRTFPAKLEGPLNRIAFSAVHTVVDPFADNDPWLSAAVDWDRTIAFREHVWDLGLGVAEAMDTAQRGMGLDWPTSLELITRSVAAAKRRNALVFSGAGTDHLAVEDASSLDDVIRAYEEQISAVEKVGGRIILMASRALAKLGRNADDYAKVYNRVLSGVAQPVIIHWLGDMFDPALTGYWGTGDLDKAMDTAVAIINGNAAKVDGVKVSLLDKQREIDMRRRLDKRIKMYTGDDFNYAELIAGDEQGFSHALLGIFDAIAPAASYALSRLAAGDEAGFHDVLGPTVPLSRHIFKAPTRFYKTGVVFMAYLNGHQDHFTMVGGQESTRSTLHLAELFRLADKAGLLANPELATQRMKTVLATHGIES, encoded by the coding sequence ATGAACAAGCCCGTCCAACCCATGTCATCATTGTCGCTGAAATTGCCGAAGGCCGATCGCTCGATCGAGACCTACCGGCTCGCGGCCTCGCGCACGTTCCCCGCAAAGCTCGAAGGCCCCTTGAACCGCATCGCCTTCTCGGCCGTGCACACGGTCGTCGATCCCTTCGCGGACAACGATCCCTGGCTGTCGGCTGCCGTCGACTGGGACAGGACCATCGCCTTCCGCGAGCACGTCTGGGACCTCGGTCTTGGCGTTGCCGAAGCCATGGACACCGCTCAGCGCGGCATGGGGCTGGACTGGCCGACCTCGCTGGAGCTGATCACGCGCTCGGTCGCCGCCGCCAAGCGCCGCAACGCGCTGGTGTTCTCCGGCGCGGGCACGGACCATCTCGCGGTCGAGGATGCCAGTAGCCTCGACGACGTGATCCGCGCTTACGAGGAACAGATCTCGGCGGTGGAGAAGGTCGGTGGCCGCATCATCCTGATGGCATCGCGCGCGCTGGCGAAACTCGGCCGCAACGCCGATGACTACGCCAAGGTCTATAATCGCGTGCTGTCGGGGGTAGCGCAGCCCGTGATCATCCACTGGCTCGGCGACATGTTCGATCCGGCGCTGACGGGTTATTGGGGCACCGGGGATCTCGACAAGGCGATGGACACTGCGGTCGCCATCATCAACGGCAACGCCGCCAAGGTCGACGGCGTAAAAGTGTCGCTGCTCGACAAGCAGCGCGAGATCGACATGCGCCGGCGCCTCGACAAGCGCATCAAGATGTACACCGGCGACGACTTCAATTATGCGGAGCTGATCGCCGGCGACGAGCAGGGTTTTTCGCACGCGCTGCTTGGTATTTTTGACGCCATTGCGCCGGCGGCATCCTACGCACTGTCGCGACTGGCGGCTGGCGACGAGGCCGGCTTCCATGACGTGCTGGGGCCGACAGTGCCGCTGTCGCGTCACATCTTCAAGGCGCCGACGCGGTTCTACAAGACCGGCGTGGTATTCATGGCGTATCTCAATGGCCACCAGGACCATTTCACCATGGTCGGGGGACAGGAGAGTACGCGCTCCACGTTGCATCTGGCCGAGCTGTTCCGTCTGGCCGACAAGGCCGGCCTGCTCGCCAACCCTGAACTCGCGACGCAGCGGATGAAGACCGTGCTCGCCACCCACGGTATCGAATCCTGA
- a CDS encoding Gfo/Idh/MocA family protein, with product MTTQRLGLIMNGVTGRMGLNQHLIRSIVAIREQGGVRLKNGDRVMPDPILVGRSAEKVEALAKRYNITRWTTDLDAALADKNDTMFFDAATTQARPGLLTQAINAGKHVYCEKPIATNFEEALEVVKLANAKGVKHGTVQDKLFLPGLKKIAFLRDSGFFGRILSVRGEFGYWVFEGGWQEAQRPSWNYRDEDGGGIILDMVCHWRYVLDNLFGNVQSVVCIGNTDIPERFDEQGKKYQATADDSAYATFQLEGGVIAHINMSWVTRVYRDDLVTFQVDGTHGSAVAGLSDCMIQARQATPRPVWNPDEKRLHDFYGDWQKLPDNVSYDNGFKEQWEMFIRHVYEDAPYKFTLLEGVKGVQLAECALKSWKERRWIDVAPIKA from the coding sequence ATGACCACCCAACGCCTCGGCCTCATCATGAACGGCGTCACCGGCCGCATGGGGCTCAACCAGCATCTGATCCGCTCGATCGTCGCGATCCGCGAGCAGGGCGGTGTACGGCTGAAGAACGGCGACCGCGTGATGCCCGATCCGATCCTGGTCGGCCGCAGCGCCGAGAAGGTCGAGGCGCTTGCCAAGCGCTACAACATTACACGTTGGACCACCGACCTCGATGCGGCGCTCGCCGACAAGAACGACACCATGTTCTTCGACGCCGCGACCACGCAGGCGCGCCCGGGCCTGTTGACCCAGGCGATCAATGCCGGCAAGCACGTCTATTGCGAGAAGCCGATCGCGACGAACTTCGAGGAGGCGCTCGAAGTCGTCAAGCTCGCCAATGCCAAGGGTGTCAAGCACGGCACGGTGCAGGACAAGCTGTTCCTGCCAGGCCTGAAGAAGATCGCCTTTTTGCGCGATTCCGGTTTCTTCGGCCGCATCCTCTCGGTGCGCGGCGAGTTCGGCTATTGGGTGTTCGAAGGTGGTTGGCAGGAAGCGCAGCGGCCGTCCTGGAACTATCGCGACGAAGACGGCGGCGGTATCATTCTGGACATGGTCTGCCACTGGCGCTACGTGCTCGACAACCTCTTCGGCAATGTCCAGAGCGTGGTCTGCATCGGTAACACCGACATCCCCGAGCGTTTCGACGAGCAGGGCAAGAAGTACCAGGCGACCGCGGATGATTCCGCTTACGCGACCTTCCAGCTCGAAGGCGGTGTCATCGCCCACATCAACATGTCCTGGGTGACGCGCGTCTATCGCGACGACCTCGTCACCTTCCAGGTCGACGGCACGCATGGCTCGGCGGTCGCCGGGCTCAGCGACTGCATGATCCAGGCGCGGCAGGCTACCCCGAGGCCGGTCTGGAATCCCGACGAGAAGCGGCTGCACGATTTCTACGGCGACTGGCAGAAGCTGCCTGACAACGTCAGCTACGACAACGGCTTCAAGGAGCAGTGGGAGATGTTCATCCGCCACGTCTACGAGGACGCGCCCTACAAGTTCACGCTGCTCGAAGGTGTCAAGGGCGTGCAGCTTGCCGAATGCGCGCTCAAGAGCTGGAAGGAACGGCGTTGGATCGACGTCGCGCCGATCAAGGCGTGA
- a CDS encoding ABC transporter ATP-binding protein — MNPATKPIDVQPAAHLRLVNDRAGDASGIKLSGVSKTYRTRDGDVPSLRPLDFHINDGEFFVVVGPSGCGKSTLLKLISGLLPPTAGEILVEGEKVTTPHGNVGIVFQNALLLPWRNILSNVMLPIDMKRLPRDEYLARAKALLKLVGLEGFEKKLPWQLSGGMQQRASICRALVHDPKIMLMDEPFGALDALTRERMNVELMRIQRETRKTVLLITHSIPEAVFLADRVLVMTERPGAVAAIYDVPLPRPRSLDVMADPVFTELVQRIRKHFFSQGALD; from the coding sequence ATGAACCCTGCGACCAAACCAATCGACGTCCAGCCGGCCGCGCATCTGAGACTGGTGAACGACCGGGCCGGTGATGCCTCGGGCATCAAGCTCTCCGGCGTGTCCAAAACCTACCGGACGCGCGACGGCGATGTGCCGTCGCTGCGTCCGCTCGACTTCCACATCAATGACGGCGAGTTCTTCGTCGTGGTCGGGCCATCCGGCTGCGGCAAGTCCACGCTGCTCAAGCTGATCTCGGGCTTGCTGCCGCCGACCGCGGGCGAGATCCTGGTCGAGGGCGAGAAGGTGACGACGCCGCACGGCAATGTCGGCATCGTCTTCCAGAACGCGTTGCTGCTGCCCTGGCGCAACATCCTGTCCAACGTCATGCTGCCGATCGACATGAAGCGGCTGCCGCGGGACGAATATCTTGCCCGTGCCAAGGCGCTGTTGAAGCTCGTCGGGCTCGAAGGCTTCGAGAAGAAGCTGCCCTGGCAGCTTTCCGGCGGCATGCAGCAACGTGCCTCGATCTGCCGCGCGCTGGTGCACGACCCCAAGATCATGCTGATGGACGAGCCGTTCGGCGCGCTGGACGCGCTGACGCGCGAGCGCATGAATGTCGAGTTGATGCGGATTCAGCGCGAAACCAGGAAGACGGTGCTGCTGATCACGCATTCGATTCCGGAAGCCGTGTTCCTCGCCGACCGCGTCCTCGTCATGACCGAGCGTCCCGGCGCGGTCGCTGCGATCTACGACGTGCCGCTGCCGCGCCCGCGCTCGCTCGACGTGATGGCCGATCCGGTGTTTACCGAACTCGTGCAGCGCATCCGCAAGCATTTCTTCTCGCAAGGGGCATTGGACTAG
- a CDS encoding ABC transporter substrate-binding protein, which translates to MKRLIGAASVALMVFAAVPAQAADKVVLMLNWYVYGEHAPFYYGKAKGIYAAEGIELEIQEGRGSAATTQAVAAKTADFGYVDVPTMMRAAIKGAPVVATGVLLQTSPMSAMGFADKNIKKPEDIKGKTVAITPADSMTQIWPLFLKKTGLKESDFQTVAGDGQTKLNAVINGQADLLLGYVMDQSMKIKDATGKDVYPIKFADYGINMVSSGIIANADYVKANADLVRRFMSATTKAVEAAEKEPKAAAQSILDANPKGGKIDTLTQGFELTIPLYRTAETKSKRPFQVTDQNMTDSVNLMVEYGGLDAKAKDNPKAFYTNDYLPKSGS; encoded by the coding sequence ATGAAGCGGTTGATTGGGGCTGCATCAGTGGCGCTGATGGTTTTTGCGGCCGTGCCGGCGCAGGCGGCCGACAAGGTCGTGCTGATGTTGAACTGGTACGTCTACGGCGAGCACGCGCCGTTCTATTACGGCAAGGCCAAGGGCATCTACGCAGCCGAAGGCATCGAGCTCGAAATCCAGGAAGGCCGGGGCTCGGCTGCGACCACACAGGCCGTCGCCGCCAAGACCGCCGATTTCGGCTATGTCGACGTTCCCACCATGATGCGCGCCGCCATCAAGGGCGCGCCTGTCGTTGCAACCGGGGTGCTGCTGCAGACCTCACCGATGTCCGCCATGGGTTTTGCTGACAAGAACATCAAAAAGCCCGAAGACATCAAGGGCAAGACGGTGGCGATCACGCCCGCCGATTCCATGACCCAGATCTGGCCGCTGTTCCTGAAGAAGACAGGCCTGAAGGAGAGCGACTTCCAGACCGTCGCAGGCGACGGCCAGACCAAGCTCAACGCGGTCATCAACGGCCAGGCTGATCTGCTGCTCGGCTATGTCATGGACCAATCGATGAAGATCAAGGACGCCACCGGCAAGGACGTCTACCCGATCAAGTTCGCCGACTACGGGATCAACATGGTCTCCTCGGGCATCATTGCCAATGCCGACTATGTGAAAGCCAATGCCGATCTGGTCCGCCGCTTCATGTCGGCGACGACCAAGGCGGTCGAAGCCGCCGAGAAGGAGCCGAAGGCCGCCGCACAGTCGATCCTCGATGCCAACCCCAAGGGCGGCAAGATCGACACGCTGACGCAGGGCTTTGAGCTGACGATTCCGCTGTACCGGACCGCGGAGACCAAGAGCAAGCGGCCGTTCCAGGTCACCGACCAGAACATGACGGACTCAGTCAATCTGATGGTCGAATATGGCGGCCTCGATGCCAAGGCCAAGGACAACCCGAAGGCCTTCTACACCAACGACTATCTGCCGAAGAGCGGCTCGTGA
- a CDS encoding ABC transporter permease yields the protein MAEPKPQNAISKVLNAAWVRPFLFLVFIVVAWDLAIRLFRIPAYQIPSPLDVVAVLRTDWPELLRQSWPTTYATVCGFALSALFGIPVAMLIAGSKTVESYIYPLLVFSQSVPKIAIAPLFVVWFGFGIIPKVISAFLLGFFPVVVSAVQGFKSVDPDMVDLARAMQGSRFQVFCAVNLPHALPAIFSGLKVSVTLAVVGAVVGEFVGSNSGIGYVMQRSIGTFDLPTMFAALVILALLGVILFWIVDRIEKLVIPWHVSQREDVIFAS from the coding sequence TTGGCCGAGCCGAAGCCGCAAAATGCGATCTCCAAGGTGCTGAATGCGGCCTGGGTTCGGCCGTTCTTGTTCCTCGTCTTCATCGTCGTGGCCTGGGATCTGGCCATCCGGCTGTTCCGAATCCCTGCCTACCAGATCCCGTCGCCTCTCGACGTCGTCGCGGTGCTGCGTACCGACTGGCCGGAATTGCTGCGCCAGTCCTGGCCGACAACCTATGCGACGGTCTGCGGTTTCGCGCTGTCCGCTCTGTTCGGCATTCCCGTCGCGATGCTGATTGCGGGTTCGAAGACGGTGGAGAGCTACATCTATCCGCTGCTGGTGTTCTCGCAATCCGTGCCCAAGATCGCGATCGCGCCGCTGTTCGTGGTCTGGTTCGGCTTCGGCATCATTCCAAAGGTCATCTCGGCGTTCCTGCTCGGCTTCTTCCCGGTGGTGGTCTCGGCGGTGCAGGGCTTCAAATCGGTCGATCCTGACATGGTCGATCTCGCCCGCGCCATGCAGGGCAGCCGCTTCCAGGTGTTTTGTGCGGTGAATCTGCCGCACGCGCTGCCGGCGATCTTCTCGGGTCTCAAAGTGTCGGTGACGCTCGCGGTGGTCGGCGCCGTCGTCGGCGAGTTCGTTGGGTCCAATTCCGGCATCGGCTACGTGATGCAACGCTCGATCGGCACGTTCGACCTGCCGACGATGTTCGCGGCCCTGGTGATCCTCGCGCTGCTCGGCGTGATCCTGTTCTGGATCGTCGACCGGATCGAGAAGCTGGTCATTCCCTGGCATGTCAGCCAGCGCGAGGACGTGATTTTCGCCTCTTAA
- a CDS encoding TetR/AcrR family transcriptional regulator codes for MAKAKRTLKWQRDPEGMRLRILEAAKQEFSAHGLAGARVDRIAAKAGANKRMLYYHVGNKDELYLAVLEGAYDKIRSEERGLDLEHLEPPEAIRRLIEFTWNYFLRNPEFLSLLQTENLARAKHLKRSTKVKSMHSPFVEMIRTVVRRGVDSGDFQVAVDPVQLYISIAGLCFFYLSNSATLSVIFGRDLLDKKAKDERLAHMVGLVLAALTGQSVALFEIAKAPKSRATVAQTV; via the coding sequence TTGGCGAAGGCAAAGCGAACTCTGAAATGGCAGCGCGATCCCGAGGGGATGCGGCTGCGCATTCTCGAAGCCGCCAAGCAGGAGTTTTCCGCTCATGGGCTCGCCGGCGCGCGCGTTGACCGCATTGCGGCCAAGGCCGGCGCCAACAAGCGCATGCTCTACTACCACGTCGGCAACAAGGACGAGCTTTACCTCGCGGTGCTCGAAGGCGCCTATGACAAGATCCGCAGCGAGGAGCGCGGGCTCGATCTCGAGCACCTCGAGCCGCCCGAGGCGATCCGGCGCCTGATCGAGTTCACCTGGAATTACTTCCTGCGCAATCCCGAATTCCTGTCGCTGCTTCAGACCGAGAACCTCGCGCGCGCAAAGCACCTGAAGCGCTCGACCAAGGTCAAGTCGATGCACTCGCCCTTCGTCGAGATGATCCGCACCGTGGTCCGGCGCGGCGTCGACAGCGGCGATTTCCAAGTCGCAGTCGATCCGGTGCAGCTCTACATCTCGATCGCAGGGCTCTGCTTCTTCTATCTCTCGAACTCGGCGACCCTCAGCGTGATCTTCGGCCGCGACCTCCTGGACAAAAAGGCCAAGGACGAGCGGCTGGCGCACATGGTCGGCCTGGTGCTGGCCGCGCTGACCGGGCAGTCGGTCGCGCTGTTCGAGATCGCGAAGGCGCCGAAGTCGCGCGCCACGGTGGCGCAAACGGTTTAG
- a CDS encoding VOC family protein, with amino-acid sequence MITGLDHVVALVRDIGAAKAAYQTLLARAPAWQNSGEGADRVLFTLENMTIELMAPSGFSVTADRMRALLDDQEGVLASLCFRVADMSRMQRRLQRVALSPDPVAEVESSDDESGAVLHWKRTRAATELTRGVRMFFLELADERPLSPATDIAPIDALDHVVVTTEDSERAAALYGARLGLDLALDRSHQDWGQLMFFRCGDLIVEVVRRPVAGGDLAHDRLWGLSWRVADIDATRARLIAAGLDVTEVRNGRKPGTRIMTVRNGTCGIQTVLLERSPKPVE; translated from the coding sequence ATGATCACCGGCCTCGATCACGTCGTCGCTCTGGTCAGGGATATCGGTGCAGCCAAGGCGGCCTACCAGACGCTGCTCGCCCGCGCGCCGGCCTGGCAGAACTCCGGCGAGGGCGCCGACCGCGTGTTGTTCACCCTCGAGAACATGACGATCGAATTGATGGCGCCGAGCGGTTTCAGCGTGACGGCCGATCGCATGCGCGCGCTGCTCGACGACCAGGAGGGCGTGCTCGCCAGCCTGTGCTTTCGTGTCGCAGACATGAGCAGGATGCAGCGGCGGCTGCAGCGGGTGGCCTTGAGCCCGGATCCGGTTGCCGAGGTCGAAAGCAGCGATGACGAGTCGGGCGCCGTCCTGCACTGGAAGCGCACGCGCGCCGCCACGGAACTCACGCGCGGCGTGCGCATGTTCTTCCTCGAACTGGCCGACGAGCGTCCGCTCTCCCCCGCGACCGACATCGCGCCGATCGACGCACTCGACCACGTCGTGGTCACCACCGAGGATTCCGAACGCGCTGCCGCGCTCTATGGCGCACGGCTCGGGCTCGATTTGGCGCTCGACCGTTCGCACCAGGATTGGGGCCAGCTGATGTTCTTCCGCTGCGGCGATCTGATCGTCGAGGTGGTCCGACGGCCGGTCGCCGGCGGCGACCTTGCGCATGACCGGCTCTGGGGCCTGAGCTGGCGGGTCGCCGACATCGACGCCACGCGCGCCCGCCTGATCGCCGCCGGCCTCGACGTCACCGAGGTCCGCAACGGCCGCAAGCCCGGCACGCGAATCATGACGGTGCGCAACGGCACCTGCGGCATTCAGACGGTCCTGCTGGAGCGCTCGCCGAAGCCGGTGGAGTGA
- a CDS encoding sugar kinase — protein MQALFIGQTYIDVVFITDHMPTGDEKHVASDYAVSFGGNAVTAAFCCAKLGIVPDLIATAANDWLGRMFQDMCAKYAISLHGRKVNQSSLSFIMPKDGKRAIVRCRDDEHIHPFPMLNLGGCRALHVDGHQPDAAIHYAKVCREAGILTSLDGGGLRTNTHELLEYIDVAIVAERLCEQMDLTPEKMLDYLKSRGCKIGGITMGEKGLLWYNETGAVEIMPAMPIPRERVIDTNGAGDVFHGAYVYSYLAHPGKSWREHFDFARAASTFKIQRLGNEAGLPTLVDIAKVRHEFEVRV, from the coding sequence ATGCAGGCTCTCTTCATCGGACAGACCTATATCGACGTCGTCTTCATCACCGACCATATGCCGACCGGGGACGAGAAGCACGTGGCCTCGGACTACGCGGTCTCCTTCGGCGGCAACGCGGTGACGGCGGCGTTCTGCTGCGCCAAGCTCGGCATCGTGCCTGACCTGATCGCTACCGCGGCCAATGACTGGCTGGGGCGCATGTTCCAGGACATGTGCGCGAAATACGCGATCTCGCTGCACGGGCGGAAGGTGAACCAGTCCTCGCTCTCCTTCATCATGCCCAAGGACGGCAAGCGCGCCATCGTCCGCTGCCGCGACGACGAGCACATCCATCCCTTTCCGATGCTCAATCTCGGCGGCTGCCGCGCGCTGCACGTGGATGGTCATCAGCCGGATGCCGCGATCCACTACGCCAAGGTCTGCCGCGAGGCCGGCATCCTGACCTCGCTCGACGGCGGCGGCCTGCGCACCAACACGCATGAGCTGCTGGAATATATCGACGTTGCCATCGTCGCCGAGCGCCTGTGCGAGCAGATGGACCTGACGCCGGAGAAGATGCTCGACTATCTCAAGAGCCGCGGCTGCAAGATCGGCGGCATCACCATGGGCGAGAAGGGCCTGCTCTGGTACAACGAGACAGGTGCGGTCGAGATCATGCCGGCGATGCCGATCCCGCGCGAGCGCGTGATCGACACCAACGGCGCCGGCGACGTTTTCCACGGCGCCTATGTCTATTCCTACCTCGCTCATCCCGGCAAAAGCTGGCGCGAGCACTTTGATTTTGCCCGAGCCGCCTCGACCTTCAAGATCCAGCGCCTCGGCAACGAGGCCGGCTTGCCGACGCTCGTCGATATCGCCAAGGTTCGGCACGAGTTCGAGGTCAGGGTTTAG
- the rbsK gene encoding ribokinase: MGRVFVAGSINMDVVATADRHPRVGETVAGREVLYFPGGKGANQAVAASRLGARTTLIGRLGKDSFGAELKTFLGAQGIDLGSVRDADTHTGTAIITVAASDNTIVVIPGSNAKVGADDVADVPLTKGDVAVSQFEIPLPTIAAFFRRAREAGVVTVLNPAPAQKMSGELLALVDILVLNETELGFLAGEELSDGDGAAKIFDVARKLQARADQSICVTLGRRGVLALAGREEAAVPGRAVKAVDTTGAGDCFVGALAAQLADGVPLRAALAFANAAASISVQRMGAGPSMPTAREVAAVLSAP, encoded by the coding sequence ATGGGGCGCGTTTTCGTCGCCGGCAGCATCAACATGGATGTGGTGGCGACCGCCGATCGCCACCCGCGCGTCGGCGAGACCGTCGCCGGCCGCGAGGTACTGTATTTTCCAGGCGGCAAGGGTGCGAACCAGGCGGTGGCGGCGTCACGGCTTGGCGCGCGGACCACGCTGATAGGGCGGCTGGGGAAGGATTCCTTTGGCGCTGAGCTAAAGACGTTCCTCGGCGCGCAAGGCATCGATCTCGGCTCGGTGCGCGACGCCGACACCCACACCGGCACTGCGATCATCACCGTCGCGGCCTCAGATAACACCATCGTCGTCATTCCCGGCAGCAATGCGAAGGTCGGCGCGGATGATGTGGCGGACGTGCCGCTGACGAAGGGTGATGTCGCGGTCAGCCAGTTCGAGATCCCGCTGCCGACGATCGCCGCGTTTTTCCGGCGCGCACGCGAGGCCGGCGTCGTGACCGTGCTCAACCCGGCGCCGGCGCAAAAGATGTCCGGTGAGCTGCTCGCGCTGGTCGACATCCTCGTGCTGAACGAGACCGAGCTCGGCTTCCTCGCCGGTGAGGAATTGTCCGACGGCGACGGGGCCGCGAAGATCTTCGATGTCGCGCGAAAACTTCAGGCGCGCGCGGACCAGAGCATCTGCGTCACGCTCGGCAGACGCGGCGTGCTTGCGCTTGCGGGGCGCGAAGAGGCCGCCGTGCCCGGGCGTGCCGTGAAGGCGGTCGATACCACCGGGGCCGGCGATTGTTTTGTCGGCGCGCTCGCCGCGCAACTGGCTGACGGTGTGCCCTTGCGTGCCGCCCTCGCCTTCGCCAACGCCGCCGCCTCGATCAGCGTGCAGCGCATGGGCGCGGGGCCGTCGATGCCGACGGCCAGGGAAGTTGCTGCTGTGTTGTCGGCGCCCTAA
- a CDS encoding NAD(P)/FAD-dependent oxidoreductase — protein sequence MSDGPVIIVGAGHGGYQVAASLRQAGFSQRICLINDEAHLPYQRPPLSKAYIKGSAGPESLMFRPEKFYQDQKIELIAGRAVSIDRAGHKVLLASGETLAYAHLVLATGARNRLLDLPNANLPDVKYLRILDESDALRAIMPSKTRVVVIGAGFIGLEFAATARIKGLEVDVLELAPRVMARAVTAEVSEYFQERHREAGIRVHLGVQATSIEAEGGKVTGVSLSDGRHLPADLVVVGVGVLPNIELAAEAGLPVAAGIIVDEYLSTADPDISAIGDCALFASPRFGGSLRLESVQNATDHARCLAARLTGDKKPYDSHPWFWSDQGDDKLQISGLTTGYDRVVLRGSAANRAFSAFCYKGETLLGIESINRAGDHMFGRRLQGMNRSITPAQAADESFDLKSALA from the coding sequence ATGAGCGACGGTCCGGTGATCATCGTCGGTGCCGGCCATGGCGGCTATCAGGTCGCGGCATCGCTGCGCCAGGCGGGCTTTTCGCAGCGCATTTGCCTGATCAATGACGAGGCGCATCTGCCCTATCAGCGGCCGCCCTTGTCCAAGGCCTATATCAAGGGCTCGGCCGGGCCGGAGAGCCTGATGTTCCGGCCGGAGAAATTTTATCAGGACCAGAAGATCGAGCTGATCGCGGGCCGCGCAGTGTCGATCGATCGCGCCGGCCACAAGGTGCTGCTCGCCTCGGGCGAGACGCTGGCCTACGCTCACCTCGTGCTGGCCACCGGCGCACGCAACCGGCTGCTCGACCTGCCCAACGCCAATCTGCCCGACGTGAAATATTTGCGCATCCTCGACGAGAGCGATGCGCTGCGTGCGATCATGCCCTCGAAGACACGGGTCGTGGTGATCGGCGCCGGTTTCATTGGTCTCGAATTCGCGGCCACCGCCCGGATCAAGGGCCTCGAGGTCGACGTGCTCGAGCTTGCCCCGCGCGTGATGGCGCGTGCGGTGACGGCGGAGGTGTCGGAGTATTTTCAGGAACGCCATCGCGAGGCCGGTATCCGCGTCCATCTCGGCGTGCAGGCGACCTCGATCGAGGCAGAAGGCGGCAAGGTCACAGGGGTCTCCCTGAGCGACGGACGGCATCTGCCCGCCGATCTCGTCGTGGTCGGCGTCGGCGTGCTGCCGAACATCGAGCTTGCGGCTGAGGCCGGGCTGCCGGTCGCCGCCGGCATCATCGTCGACGAATATCTGTCGACGGCTGACCCTGACATCTCCGCGATCGGCGATTGCGCGCTGTTCGCAAGCCCCCGCTTCGGCGGATCGCTGCGGCTGGAATCGGTGCAGAACGCCACCGACCACGCCCGCTGCCTCGCCGCGCGGCTGACCGGCGACAAGAAGCCGTACGACAGCCATCCCTGGTTCTGGAGCGACCAGGGCGACGACAAGCTCCAGATCTCAGGCCTCACCACCGGCTACGACCGCGTCGTGCTGCGTGGCAGCGCCGCGAACAGGGCGTTCTCCGCGTTCTGCTACAAGGGTGAGACGCTGCTCGGCATCGAATCGATCAACCGCGCCGGTGACCACATGTTCGGCCGGCGGTTGCAGGGCATGAATCGCTCGATCACGCCGGCGCAGGCTGCGGACGAAAGCTTTGACCTGAAGAGCGCGCTGGCTTAG